The Mastacembelus armatus chromosome 9, fMasArm1.2, whole genome shotgun sequence genome contains a region encoding:
- the LOC113139416 gene encoding major prion protein homolog, whose protein sequence is MKLTVTAVLCLSFLLIHTHFSLARKNIKIGEKLNFFKKDPKIKSHVDSKSKGKQLNQGGYPQQPHRPGGYPNQGGYYQQPGYTAGGYLPQGYPNRGGYGGYGSYGGYPGGYVNHNPNNKILSPHYGGSFGYGGYGVYGGSPFSHSVSAMGTGPTDVSRGFGHSAVLAAAGGAMAGMALGYGLGRFPRPHFHFHNPQEEYYYNHYMYRRYGMKSSDTNDYSRDYRYTQPPETYDRYMDSCMKRTDLLPAETRKSNNKETASTIVTSAPITGTETNNTVTENSLASAPSHPDPLNQPGANALPPASQALNSAEDDDTVSIVEIGYPALIEQLKVRKCLEYYIVYSEKYLKKQTGGADGLEMGLRGLLAVITSTILMLLNSNMLLLLH, encoded by the exons ATGAAGCTGACTGTAACAGCTGTTTTGTGCCTGTCCTTTCTTTTAATTCATACACATTTTTCACTGGCAAGGAAAAATATAAAGATTGGTGAAAAACTAAATTTCTTCAAGAAAGACCCCAAAATAAAAAGTCATGTAGACAGCAAATCTAAGGGTAAACAACTGAACCAAGGAGGGTACCCTCAGCAACCACATAGACCAGGGGGCTATCCTAATCAAGGAGGCTACTACCAGCAGCCAGGATACACAGCTGGGGGCTATCTACCACAGGGTTACCCAAACAGAGGAG GTTATGGTGGTTACGGCAGCTATGGAGGTTATCCAGGTGGATACGTCAACCATAACCCAAACAACAAAATCCTGAGCCCTCACTATGGTGGCAGCTTTGGTTATGGGGGCTATGGTGTTTATGGTGGCTCTCCCTTTTCCCACTCAGTCAGTGCAATGGGCACGGGTCCCACTGATGTTTCCAGAGGATTTGGGCACAGTGCGGTATTggcagctgctggaggagctaTGGCAGGAATGGCCTTGGGCTACGGGTTAGGAAGGTTCCCTCGTCCTCACTTTCACTTCCACAACCCCCAAGAGGAATATTACTACAACCACTACATGTACAGGAGGTATGGTATGAAATCTAGTGATACCAATGACTACAGTAGAGACTACAGGTACACCCAACCCCCTGAGACCTATGATAGATACATGGACTCCTGCATGAAGAGAACAGACCTTCTGCCTGCAGAGACTCGAAAATCAAACAACAAAGAAACTGCAAGTACTATTGTCACCTCTGCTCCAATCACTGGCACAGAAACCAACAACACCGTGACAGAAAACTCTTTGGCATCTGCACCTTCACATCCCGACCCTCTAAACCAGCCTGGAGCCAATGCTCTGCCTCCAGCTTCACAGGCCCTGAACAGTGCTGAAGATGATGATACAGTTAGTATTGTGGAGATTGGCTATCCTGCATTGATTGAGCAACTGAAGGTCAGGAAATGCTTAGAGTACTACATCGTTTACTCTGAAAAGTACTTGAAGAAACAGACGGGAGGGGCAGATGGACTGGAGATGGGCTTGCGGGGGCTTTTAGCTGTGATCACAAGTACTATATTAATGTTACTGAATAGCAACATGCTACTGCTACTGCACTAA